A single window of Polyodon spathula isolate WHYD16114869_AA chromosome 2, ASM1765450v1, whole genome shotgun sequence DNA harbors:
- the LOC121328581 gene encoding 5-hydroxytryptamine receptor 4-like, protein MATELDSTDNSSEGEANAVQILTAAEKIILTVFLAVIIIMTVLGNLLVMVAVCKDRQLRKKKTNYFIVSLAFADLLVALVVMPFAVIELVTSSWEYGETFCLVRTSLDVMLTTASILHLCSIALDRYYAICCQPLVYRNKMTHLFVALMLGGCWVIPCLISFLPIMRSWNAIGIEEIVSRKKKFSNATNETFCVFLVNWPYAISCSAVAFYIPLVLMVMAYQRIYITAVEHARQIGKLQRAGSACEALEGSDSRCPSRMKVETKAAKTLAIIMGCFCLCWAPFFITNIIDPFIDYSVPWQMWTAWLWLGYINSSLNPFLYAFLNRSFRRAFLRILCCGDERYVRAGSFRPSRSYTTSVNRTSISMR, encoded by the exons ATGGCAACAGAATTGGACTCCACAGACAA ttCAAGTGAAGGCGAGGCAAATGCAGTTCAGATATTAACTGCAGCAGAAAAGATCATACTGACAGTCTTCCTCGCTGTCATTATAATTATGACAGTACTTGGCAATCTGCTGGTGATGGTGGCTGTCTGCAAAGACAGGCAACTCAG AAAAAAGAAGACTAACTACTTCATTGTGTCGCTGGCATTTGCTGATCTCCTGGTGGCACTGGTGGTCATGCCTTTTGCAGTGATAGAGCTAGTGACAAGCAGCTGGGAGTATGGAGAAACTTTCTGTCTGGTCCGGACGTCACTAGATGTCATGTTGACAACTGCATCCATCTTGCACCTGTGCTCCATTGCACTAGATAG ATACTATGCTATTTGCTGTCAACCTTTGGTCTACAGGAACAAAATGACACATCTGTTTGTTGCTCTCATGCTGGGTGGATGCTGGGTAATTCCATGCTTAATTTCCTTTCTGCCCATTATGCGAAGCTGGAATGCCATTGGGATTGAGGAGATTGTAAGTAGAAAGAA AAAGTTCAGCAATGCCACCAATGAAACCTTCTGCGTCTTCTTAGTAAACTGGCCATATGCCATCAGCTGCTCGGCTGTGGCCTTCTACATCCCCCTGGTCCTGATGGTGATGGCCTACCAGCGGATATACATAACTGCCGTGGAGCATGCGCGGCAGATCGGGAAACTTCAGAGAGCGGGCTCGGCCTGTGAAGCACTTGAGGGCTCTGACAGTCGTTGCCCCAGCCGGATGAAGGTGGAGACTAAAGCAGCCAAGACTCTAGCCATCATCATGGGCTGTTTCTGCCTTTGCTGGGCTCCTTTCTTCATCACCAACATCATTGATCCGTTCATAGACTACAGCGTTCCCTGGCAGATGTGGACAGCCTGGCTCTGGCTAGGGTACATCAACTCAAGCTTGAACCCTTTCCTGTATGCCTTTCTGAACAGGTCGTTCCGACGTGCCTTTCTAAGGATACTTTGCTGTGGGGATGAGCGATATGTGCGTGCTGGAAGCTTCAGACCATCGCGATCATACACAACATCGGTCAACAGGACTTCCATATCGATGAGGTGA